The following coding sequences are from one Neurospora crassa OR74A linkage group I, whole genome shotgun sequence window:
- a CDS encoding RGS domain-containing protein: MTEPIAHTPSPQPDLNRNRLPTLFEVLSRRTLPPVDLFSFYIYMRDQQRSVDYLDFWLDVAQHMSLCRHYVRELRRSVLVGTPEPDRSSKRSSAILESMGDLNPVAGPSMWASEKEKDQDAQMSAFLREDRSITQESPQSSTDRRGRPSNLSNQRELTTDSNSPAHAVARDDIRASAEKILYTFLLPGAEREITLPGSITSDVTTAIEDYGRDDPEVFDVAKDYVFQAMERDAFPGFLRMKALGNLIPPTLMLRLMIGLVAMFGGFWTAFTLIFLNESRQTRCWVILPFTIGVYCLCSYQYSLDPILALVGLSEYTPFNFSRVREPYVRRLLAQRSMVVLAVTAVVDAALCVLFILVPGKRL, encoded by the exons ATGACGGAGCCCATAGCACACACGCCCTCCCCTCAACCCGACCTTAATCGAAACCGACTTCCTACCCTGTTCGAGGTCCTCAGCAGGCGGACGCTTCCGCCCGTCGATCTGTTCTCTTTCTATATCTATATGAGAGACCAGCAGCGCTCTGTTGACTACCTCGATTTCTG GCTCGATGTCGCCCAACACATGTCACTATGCCGTCACTATGTTCGCGAATTGCGGCGTTCCGTTCTTGTTGGTACGCCTGAGCCCGACCGAAGCTCCAAACGATCATCCGCCATCCTTGAGAGCATGGGAGATTTGAACCCTGTCGCAGGACCGTCAATGTGGGCGtcagagaaggagaaggatcaAGATGCGCAAATGTCTGCTTTTCTGCGCGAGGATCGATCGATCACGCAGGAGTCTCCGCAAAGCAGCACCGACCGCCGTGGTCGTCCGAGCAACCTGAGCAACCAGCGCGAACTCACTACCGACTCGAATTCCCCAGCGCATGCCGTAGCGCGCGACGATATTAGAGCCTCGGCCGAGAAGATTCTTTACACCTTTCTCCTTCCCGGCGCAGAACGCGAGATCACTCTTCCTGGTTCCATCACTTCGGATGTCACAACTGCTATCGAGGATTATGGACGCGATGACCCGGAAGTGTTTGATGTGGCTAAGGATTATGTGTTTCAGGCCATGGAGAGGGACGCGTTCCCCGGCTTCCTTAGGATGAAGGCCCTCGGAAACCTCATCCCCCCCACATTGATGCTGCGCCTCATGATTGGTCTTGTGGCTATGTTCGGTGGCTTCTGGACTGCCTTCACTTTGATTTTCCTGAACGAATCTCGCCAAACAAGGTGTTGG GTTATCCTGCCTTTCACCATTGGAGTTTACTGTCTTTGTTCATATCAGTACTCACTCGACCCCATTCTCGCACTTGTCGGACTCAGTGAATATACCCCTTTCAACTTCTCCCGAGTTCGGGAGCCATACGTCCGAAGACTCCTCGCTCAGAGATCTATGGTGGTTCTCGCCGTCACTGCTGTCGTAGACGCCGCGCTATGCGTCTTGTTCATTCTCGTACCGGGTAAACGACTATGA